The Cylindrospermum stagnale PCC 7417 genome segment AAGCTTGCTGTGAGCCACTGGTAATAATTATTTCATCAGGGAGAACTTCCAATCCTTGCTGCACTAACATCTGAGCAATCAACTGCCGTAGGCTGATTTGTCCTTGAGGAAAGTCTTCTTGAAATAAGATATCTCCTGCTTTCGTAAATGCCCGTTTAGCAACCCGTTGAAAATTATCTGAGCTAGAAGTTGGGGGAAAACCTGAACTGAAATCAACAATGTCTCGCTGTTGTCGAGCTTGAATTGAAGCTGTATATTGCTCAAAAAATGCCCCTCCTCCTTGGGAAATGATCACCTCTTGGGACGGGGCAAAGGTGGAGCGCAAGGTAAAATTAGAAGTTGCTGTAGGGTTGACAAAATATCCTGAACCTTGACGAGCATGAATCAGTCCATCGGCTTCTAGGAGACTGTAAGCTTCAATCACAGTCAACTTGTTAACTTGAATACTCGTGGATAAAGCCCGAATAGAGGGAAGTTTTTGTAGGGCTGGCATTTTGCCTGATTGAATCAGACGACTCAGATAATCGCGAATCTGTAGATAAATAGGTGTTTGTGAGTGTTTATCTAGGGGAATATTCACAGCGAACCCTTCCTTCACGATGACAGCAGGGACTACGGGCATTTTAAGGGATTTTTCTTGGACTGAACCAGTACAGTTGCGGGCAATTTGACTATAACAGTTGAAATCGCTGCCACTGTACCAGAATAAAATGTCTGAATCTGTACCTTCTCATCAAGCTGTTACTGAGGGAAGCTAGAAAGTATCTGATGCTCAATCGAGCCAGGAGAGACTTTGGTTATGAAGATATTTTATACATGGTTGCTGGTCGGGTCAAAATGCCAAAGCGTTTGGCAAAGCTTAGTTAGGTTGCTGACAACTAGTTCTGAATTGCAAGTTTGGCAAACCCACCGTGGCGGTGATACTGCTTGGCACGCCTATGACCCAATGACTGGGCGTTCTGCTTGTTTTGGCTCTGAAGCTGAAATGCGGATGTGGATTGAGATGCAGTATTACAGCAGGTAGTTAGGATGACTAAATTTTTAAGTATTTACCGCATTAACCCAGAAACTCTGGGACTGGGTTATGGCTTCTTGGGTGTGCTGGGCTTTAGCTTACAAGTAAATCCGTCACTGTCCCGTGTGAACCGATTTTAGAATTTATACTTAAGTAAAGACGTTGCATTCAACATCTCTAGATTGCTCAAAATCTAAAATTGGGTAAGTCAGCGTGCCCACTGAATTATATTATCGGGTTCTACAAATCTGCGAGGATACAGATGACTGCTACTACAAATCCAACCAGTTCCCCTGGTGTCGCCACACATACTTTATTTGTTTGTAAGGTCTGTGCCAGTGTTTGGCAAGAGGGAAAACGCATCGGTGAAAGCGGTGGCGAAAAACTACTCCAACAGCTTCAGCACCTCGCACAAGATTGGGATTTACGAGATGAATTCCCGATTGAGGAAGTGGAATGTATGAGTGCTTGTAACCGTTCTTGCGTCGTCGCCTTTACTGCTAAGGGCAAATTAACTTATGTGTTCGGTGATTTGACTGTTGATGGCTGTGCCTCGTCGGTGCTGGAATGTGCCCATCAATACTACATTCAGCCAGACGGTGTACTGCCTTGGGCAAAAAGACCAGAAGCTTTGAAAAAGGGACTTTTGGCCAGAATTCCGGCTTTACCGACGATTTAAGCAATCCCCAGGAAACGCGAAAATTGAGAATTTAGAGATAGACCACGAGATTGACACAGATGAATTATCTTTATCTGTGTCAATCTGTATTTATCTGTGGTGACTTTTTCATAAAATCCAAAATTGCTGATAATGCGCGTTTTGATTCTGGGTGGGACGGGTGATGCTGCGGAGTTAGCTGCAAGGTTGGCGACTATTCCAGGAGTTGAAGCGATCGCATCTTTAGCCGGTCGTACCCGTGAACCATCAACCCCCATTGGTAATTTCCGCATTGGGGGATTCGGTGGTGTGGCGGGTTTGGTTGATTATCTGCGAGGAGAGCAAATTGATTTTTTGATTGATGCTACCCATCCTTTCGCAAATCAAATTTCTTTCAATGCCGCAGATGCCGCCGCATCCGTGGGAATCCCTCGTTTGCTGTTAAATCGTCCGCCTTGGGAGCAGAAACATGGGGATATCTGGGTTAAGGTTGAGAATGTTACAGCCGCCGCTACAGTCCTAGAAACCCAAGCACAGCGGGTATTTTTGACTGTTGGTAGACAAGAACTTTCTGCTTTTGCAGATTTAAAAGATATCTGGTTTTTGATGCGGATGATTGACCCGCCTAACCCTGATGCGATCGTACCGCCGGGAATGCTGTTGTGCGATCGCGGCCCTTTTGCTTTGGATAATGAAAGAGCAATTTTGACTCAATACAATATAGATGCGATCGTCAGCAAAAATAGCGGCGGTGATGCCACCTATCCCAAAATTATCGCCGCGCGGGAACTAGGAATCAAAGTCGTGATGATAAACCGTCCAGCCATCCCCCCAGGTGAACAAGTCGCAGATGTTGAAAGTGCTGTGGCGTGGCTGGTTGGTAAAATAATCACACGTGATATTTAGCAACAACTTGTAAAACGGTCTACGACGGGCTACGCCTACGCCAAAAATAAACTGGCAATCTCCAATATCAACCTCAGCGCCGTCAATATTCGTCATCGCCCAAAAATTCATCCCACACTGCCCTTCGGGTCAGACGTGGGGCTTCTTTTTGATTAAGCTAAATTGGTGTAGATTTCAATGAGATTGCCGTCAGGATCGCGAAAATGAGCTGTTCGGATTCCCCAGTCTGGACGGTCTAGAGGTGGTGTCACGACTATCACATTATTATCTTGTAACTGTTGATATATTTCATCCACGTTATCAACGGCGAAAATCAAGGATATTTTGTCTTGGACGAGGAAAGATGAGGGTGGCTCATTGCTGGAAACGACTTCAGCCATAAATTCTTTGTTGAATACAGCCAGCTGGATAGAACCAGTATTAAATTCAGCATATCCAGAATTTTCATCACCCCAATCGACATCAAAACTCAGTAAATCTCGGTAGAATAAAAAGGAATCTTTATAGTTGGCAACTAGCAGTCTTAGATGTGTTAACTGAAGCTTCATAATCTCTGTGCGTTGGTCTACTAACTATGAATTCTAGGTTCTGGGTGCAAAGTCGCTAGCAACTCACTTTCCGTAAATGCCAATTCATCGAGCCGTTGGCTTACCGTTTCACGATCAAAGTATGTATCAGCTAAAACCCAATATATACCGAAGTGTCGGGCCTCTGATGCCATTAAACCGCGATAAAATTTGGCTAATTCTGGCTCTGGACAGTGAGTGGCTAACAATCCCAAGCGTTCATGACTGCGAGCTTCGATTAAGCCAGTAACTAGTAACGAATCTAAAAAACGCTGCGGTTCTTGAGGACGAACTTGAGCTTTTAAACCGGCACCATAGGGAGGCGGTGATAGGGGAGCTAGGGGAATATGCCGACGTTCTAGCCATTGATTAACTAACTCAAAGTGTTCTAGTTCTTCACGGGCGATCGCGGTTAACTCCCGTACCATTTTAGTATTGGAAGGGTAGCGAAACATCATGTTTAAGGCTACACCTGCCGCTTTGCGTTCACAGTGGGAGTGGTCGAGTAAAATAATATCTAAATTAGCGATCGCTTGTTCTACCCAAGCAGCACTAGTGGGTTGTTTGAGAGCATTAATAGTCGGTAACACAGGAGTAAGCACAGGCTAACCAAATTC includes the following:
- a CDS encoding DUF1636 domain-containing protein, with the translated sequence MTATTNPTSSPGVATHTLFVCKVCASVWQEGKRIGESGGEKLLQQLQHLAQDWDLRDEFPIEEVECMSACNRSCVVAFTAKGKLTYVFGDLTVDGCASSVLECAHQYYIQPDGVLPWAKRPEALKKGLLARIPALPTI
- a CDS encoding cobalt-precorrin-6A reductase, with amino-acid sequence MRVLILGGTGDAAELAARLATIPGVEAIASLAGRTREPSTPIGNFRIGGFGGVAGLVDYLRGEQIDFLIDATHPFANQISFNAADAAASVGIPRLLLNRPPWEQKHGDIWVKVENVTAAATVLETQAQRVFLTVGRQELSAFADLKDIWFLMRMIDPPNPDAIVPPGMLLCDRGPFALDNERAILTQYNIDAIVSKNSGGDATYPKIIAARELGIKVVMINRPAIPPGEQVADVESAVAWLVGKIITRDI
- a CDS encoding VOC family protein; this translates as MKLQLTHLRLLVANYKDSFLFYRDLLSFDVDWGDENSGYAEFNTGSIQLAVFNKEFMAEVVSSNEPPSSFLVQDKISLIFAVDNVDEIYQQLQDNNVIVVTPPLDRPDWGIRTAHFRDPDGNLIEIYTNLA
- a CDS encoding tRNA-(ms[2]io[6]A)-hydroxylase — its product is MLTPVLPTINALKQPTSAAWVEQAIANLDIILLDHSHCERKAAGVALNMMFRYPSNTKMVRELTAIAREELEHFELVNQWLERRHIPLAPLSPPPYGAGLKAQVRPQEPQRFLDSLLVTGLIEARSHERLGLLATHCPEPELAKFYRGLMASEARHFGIYWVLADTYFDRETVSQRLDELAFTESELLATLHPEPRIHS